CATGCTCAGGCCGGTGGAGGACTTCCCCCTGACGGAGAGCTTGACCTCGATCGGCTTGGactccatcatctccatTGAGTTGGTCGACTGGATTCACCAGCAGTTCCATATCGGCCTCACTTCCATGGAGGTCACGCAGTGTACTTCCTTGATGCATCTCGCCGAGAAGATTACGGAGGAGTTGATTTCATCGGTGTAGACTTGGATTTGGTTGCAGACGGTCTTGGTCTTGTTTGGCGTTGGAGGTATGTTTTCTTATCTGGCTCGAGGAGTTCAGGTTCCCGTCTAGATGCTTTGCAGCTATAAGATCTATTTCCACAATGTCATATGTAGAAGCTACTTCTTCTGTTACTATTGACATTCCCGATTCATCGGAGAGGTTCATTGCATAGTCTCATTTTCTTGCACCGAGAATAAATATTGATGCTGGCTATTTCAACATGCTCGTAGTTGTTCGTGGTACTCCAGGCGCTGTGATGTGTCTTCTCAACTCAACCCAATCTTGACATGAAGACGCACCATCTGAGACTCCTCCACGTGTATGAGAAAATTGCATATGTTTCTGAAATGCACACATAAGAATCTATCGTCGCTGTCTATGGTACTGGAAATTGTTGCGAATCATGTCAGGAGGCTGTGACTCAATATCTCATGCTACTGAACTGTTTGGTTGCATCTCAACTACCTCCTCGTCCACATCTCCATCTACTTGTTCGGCTTCGTCTGGCGAAGTCTGCGATAAGATGTTGTAGCGACCCTTTCTGAGCCACCTCCACTCCTTGGCTGAGGAAACAACCACCAGACTGGTTAGGACGCTCCCGATTCCAACCAAGGCAAGGATGTTGACCGGGGAATGCCATACAAGCCAGTCTAGCAGCAAAGCCCACGCCACCTGGGAGTATATCATGATGGTAGCAGCCGATGAGGCATCGTTGGCGATGCCAGCGGTGAGCAAACACTCCTGAAGGCGCCCACTGTTAGGATGCGCAACTCGTTGTAGACATCGCCCACTCACCATTGCGAAGCCGAAACCCCCGAGTGGTACGAGTTTCAACCACGAAAGCACGCTCGTCGTCAAGTGTACGCTCTCCATCAGGAAGAACGCGACAGTCGTCACCAGTACGATTGTCCAAGCGAAATACATGACACTGAATATGGGGTGCTCTCTCGGCCCGATGGATCGAATCGCGGTGAGAGCAATCTTTGCCCATTGTTAGTAAAAATGAAGCCCTTTTGTAGTAAGAAGACATCGACTCACTGCGCCGCCGATAACACTCATCAccccgaagccgaagcccaTCATGCGACCCTTGGCACCGTCGTCTGCCGTGGACTGCCTGGCGCTTTTGAGCGTGGACTGCGATCCGAAGAGCGTATCAGGCTGTACGACAAGGATCACGCCAAGGAGTGCCACAAGAGCTCCGATGCGGTCAATCACCTCGAATGTTCCAAAGTCAAGATACCGGGTTAGGATCATGGCAGTGAGGGGGCCAAGGAAGTTCAAGGCCGTAGCCTCGCTGAGCTTGAGATACATGATAGAGACTGTAGTCACGAGCTGGTCAGAAAACCGCCCAAGAAGCATCGATGTCTACATTCTTACAATAGAATCCAAAGGCCCCAAAGACGCCAGCTGCCGCCCGGAGGGCCAGCAAAGGCCTCAACTCGGGCAGGCCCCATGGGAAGTTGGGGACTTTGGCGTACCAGAGATAGAACGTGCTGGCCACGCCGGTGATGAGGAACCGGACAAACAGGACTTGGAAGGGGTGGACAGGGTTGTCAGCCGTCTCGAAGAATTTGGCAAAGCCATTgagagccgccgccgacagcTGAGAAATCAATACAAGCAGCGAAGGCTTGTGCCGCTGAAAGAATGACCGATTCAAGCCTTTGTCCATGACGCGCAAGTGGGTGTGAAAGGCAAACGTTCGGATCGTGTAGCTGGGAAAACCGGCCATCCTCCGTTCCCCCCATTCTCCCCGCCCCAAAGACTCGGGGATAAGGTTTCTGGAAACTGGCCGCAGGGTTAGCTATTCTTCCTGTTCCGTTGAGATAGGTGCTCATAGGGGAGGGCATAGACGAGGATCCTCGGAAAGCTTGGAGCCAGCGGCTGGTTGGGCAGCACAAGGTTTCGGAAACGAAACCATCCAACGATGAAACGGGCTCTCGGTGCTACGTTGACCTCCAGGGTCACCCCCCTGCTCTGTGCGCTTGATGAAGAGCCCCGGATACTCGACTCGGACCGAGTGATGCGGTCTACCTGTACAGATCGAAGAGAGCACGTGCCGCAGTCCGGAGTGCAGTCAGTTGGGTAAACCGGGCGATGGGACTGCTGCTGATGGATGCCGAACCATGGCTCGCCCGCCGGTGCGGACCCTCAGCCCGACTACCGCATTGCCTAAGGGACTCTGTGTCCGACTGGAGTATGGGATCAAGAGCAGAGTGTTACCGGGCTTGGCCCCCGACCGAATCTGAGTTGACTTTTTCCAAATGGGTGAAATTCATTCCCTAGGATCGAAAAGTCCTTTTCGATCTTCAAGACTATCAAATCAACAACTTGTCCAAGCCTTGACAAAATGTCTCATGTCTTGAGCGCCAACACCCAAACTACGCTCAGTCCGCCGCGTCCATCATGGGTCGACCTAAGCCACTTCAGCCTCCCGGGCCCCATGGGCAACGGTGGACATGTGCCCTATCTCATGGCACTTCTCCTGGTGGTTTCTGTGATGGCGGTTTCGCTGCGCCCGAATAAGCTCTCCGCGTTTCCCGTCATCAATGGTTCGAAAAACGAGTATCTCAGAAACGGGAGAGCGATGCTAGCACGAGGCATGAGAGAGTACGGAAACAAGCCGTTCAGGGTGAACactggcctcggcggcggtgtcaTTATTCTCAACTCTAGTGCCATGCCTGAAGTTAAGAATGACCACCGTTTTGACTCCACGAAATTTCTTCTCCAGGTGAGCACAATGACTGGTTTGGATGCCACATCTCACAAACCCCGCTAACATGTATTCTGCTTTTAGTATTGGCAAGCCGGAATCCCAGGTTTCGAACCGTACATCGCCCTCGGGACCGAGATCCTTCACAATGTCATCAAATGGAACCTCACACCGGCTGGCATTGGTATGTGTTTTTCACGTTACAACAATTCTAATCACGTTGAACTAATTCGAAATCTCTGGCAAAGCCAAGCTAAACAAGCCTCTATCGGATGAAGCTAATTCTGCCTTGAAGGATATATTAACCGACAACGAGGGTAAATTGACTTTTCTTGTGCACCTAGGACGAATTACTAATCTCTACTATTCTCAGAATGGCATGAAGTGTTACTTGGAGACGTCCTCATCCGCATCGTGGCGCGAGTCTCGTCGGTCATCTTCTTGGGCCCGGAACTGTGCCGAAACCCGGACTGGCTCAAGATCACGGTCAACTACACCAACAAGGCAACAAATGCGGCCAAGGTCCTGCGCCGATGGCCCGTCTTTCTCTACCGCGTCGTTCACTGGCTCCTGCCCGAGTGCCGGGAGGCGCGGCGCATGGTTGTCGAGGGCCGCGAGACCATCGCCCCGATTCTTGAAAAGCGCCGGGCCCAGAAGGCAGCCGACCCCAGTCTCGAGTTCCATGACGCGTTGGACTGGTACGAGTCGGccgcgaagaagatgggcgTCGATTACGACGCCGCGTCGCAACAGCTGGGCCTGAGCATATCGGCCATCCTGACTAGCAACGATCTCATGTCGCAAAGCATCATGGACCTCTGCCAGAACCCAGAAATGTTCGAGCCCCTTCGAAACGAGATCCGATCCGTCCTCGGGGATGGTGGGTGGAAACCGGCCACTCTCTTCAACATGAAGCTTCTCGATAGCGTTCTGAAGGAAAGTCTGCGTCTAAAACCCGTTGCAGCCGGTGAGTTGCCAAAACCATCCCACTTGACTTTCCGCCATGTCCGACAAGCGAAACGCACCCGCTGACAACCCATCTCATCCCAAGTTGCGATGGGCCGCAGAGTCATGTCGGAAGTTCGGCTCAAGGACGGGACCAGGCTCCCGAGCGAATGTGGCATCGCCCTgtcggccgagaagatgTGGGACCCCGAGGTCTACAAGAACCCGAGAGCCTACGACGGATACCGCTTTCTTCACATGCGGGAAGCCTCGGAGCAGGGAGAGAAGACGGCCCAGCTGGTCAGCACCTCGCCCGAGCACCTTGGGTTCGGTCTCGGGATTCACGCTTGCCCTGGCCGCTTCTTCGGCGCCAACACGGTGAAGTTGGTCATGTGTCACTTGCTGCTCAAGTACGACATCAAGCTGGCTGAAAACACCAGCACCATGCCTCTCGAGTTCGGGTTTTCCATGTTAGCCAACCCGACCACGAAAGTGCTGATCAGGCGCCGAAAGGAACAGGTTCACTTCTAGCTTCGAGACCCGCCCCCCTCAGGCTAGTTCAATTTCTTCGGATTGGTATACAGGGAGTGTGCTCTATTGGATATGATTGGGTTGTGTGTTTCAAGTCGAGTCCTAGCCGCCGGGATGGATGTTCGTTGCTCTTAGACTTCAAACCTTGCTTGGGTATTGAGGCACCCTTCAACCTTGTCTGATTATGGTTGCACTGTAAAACCAAGGAACCCGAATGTCGATCCCGGTAGTAAAAGTTCTTTTGGGGTTTTAGGTTTTGGCGGTGTCATGTAATACGAAAGCATGCCGAGACGGGCCATGGTACCAATGGAACTTGGCTGTCTGTTGTGGTCTTTTCAGATGTAACCGAGGAAATTGAAGATTTATGCTTCTCCCACAATGTGCTGCTTCCCAACACATCGTGCCAGATGCTTTTAGACTTCTGTCATGTCACCCTGGGAGTCGTTTGCTAAGCTCAAAGCCGGTCCTGTGGTGTGATCAAATAGTGCAATGCCTTTACTCGCTATGCTATGGAATGTGTTACTCATCGTATATGTCTCCTTAATTCGCCCTAACCATTTGAACTAACTCTAGGTAATGATCAAGAAGAGACGCCTCATCGCTGTCTAGGCTGAGCCTGCCGAATAAACCCCCACAGATGGCGAGATAAggcatcgccgtcttccggctggccttctcgccgttgacAAGATAGTAGACAATGAAGCAGAGCGACACCAGCAAAAGCTGACCCATGTCACCCCacctgctgctcgacgaaCTGATGTCCCTTTGATCACTTCCGTTAGCTGGGTGATCTGCACGGCTGCGGGCGCCTCCTCGCTTACCGTTCAAGCCCCTTTTCCCAGAACAGCCCGCTGTTGGCCAGCTTGACCACCGCGAACGCCGACTCGAGGCAGCGTTCTATGCATCGCTCCCGGGTTTGCTCGGCAATCCCGGACAAGCCCGCGTCGTCTGAGGAGATGGGCGATACCCACGGGCAGTGGATGAAGAACACTGCCTGGTGATACATGCAAAATACCCGAAAGGCTTTCCGCAACTGCCGGCTGTCTCTTATGTCTTGGAGAGTCTTGGCCTCGTAGGCCTCGTTCAGTGGCGTGGGCAGACTGCTGACCCACTCGTTGAGGACGTGGCAGCTGGCCTGAAGTCGGTCCCGACGATCGTAGGCTGAAGCCGACTTGTTGAGTGCCCTCGGGCTGTACTGAAACTTGAGGACGGAGTGGAGAAGCTCCGAGTGGGTGTAAAACACCGCTATCATGTCGTCGCCCTGTTCGAACGAGGGAAACTGGCTTCCCCAGCCCAGATCGAGTATCTAGGTTGGCGTGTTAGCGAGACGTAATACTGTCTTTACGTATGTTGGGCGGCCAACTGACTGGAAGCATGCCATGATGAATCGCGTAGTCGGTCTCCAGGCTGTAAAGAAACCACACACTGCGCTGTGCAAGCATCTGATCTTGTTCGCTCAAGTCACTTTGCTGACCTCTCGCTGCGTGCACAAGCCGAAGCTCTCGGGCACAACAGACAGACGCGGTGATCTTATCCCAGATGCGAGACTCGTCACACATGCAAGCGATTACCGCCTGTGCAAAAgttagaagaagaagaagaagaagaaaaaagtgACCGAGAGCTTTGGGTTCGAGGATCTGTTGCGTACCATGACCAAGATTGCCTACGAAAGCCAAATGTTTAGCCGGTTTTGTTCTTCTTAGCTGGAAAGCGGGCGGGGAGGGCCGAGGTTGGATGACCATCATATAACTCACCTGAAATTTCGTGAGGCTGCTTGGGCAGTTTTGAATCTTGCTATACAGTCTCAACGCAGACGAAAGACGTCTTTGGGAGTCGCGGATTTCGTCCGCTCTGGGGGCGTCTACGCTGCGGAGGCAACTGGTGTAATAACCAACTGCCAAGATGGCTTCGGCGAAGGCGGTGACGAGCTGATCTGCTTCTGACTCTCGGGATTGCCTGATGATTTTCTCTACGGCTGGTCGGGTCAGAAACCTGGCGAGTCTGTTTCCACAAATCGAGTCGTCAGCTTCGTGGCCACGAGATTGTGAAGtgtgacgatgatgacgaagatgGTACACGCAATCACACTTACGGGCAGCAGTCTTCAAAACATGCTATGGGACATGAAAGTCAGTCTTGAAGAAGATCGGAAACGGGCCACTGGGGTGATGTCCGCTCACCATCGCAGTACCGGGAGAGCGCAGCATCACTCTCCGGGAAAGCCTTTTGTAAATCCATTGCGTCTTTGCTCGCTGCCGCTGACGGACCTCCACAGAGAACACGCCGTAGTCCGTTCACAATCTTGGTGGTCTCTGTCCGTTGCGGCTCTCGGTTGGTTCTGGATAGGAAGTTTGGCAGCCCATAGAGATTTGCAGCCGCGAAGTCGACTACTACTGTGACATCATTCATGTCTGCCGGCTTCCCGGGCTTGTTCGAATCGTTCCAAACAGGTTCCGCTGCCTCGTTGAAGTTGAATAACTGCAGAATGTCAGCTCCTTCAATCATCTATCAGAAGGCTTACCAGTGTTGTTTTACATACCGTGTCGTAGTCTGGAGGGCTAGCCGTCTTCTGTTTCCGTTGCCACTGGTCTCTCGTCGAAGTGGGCTGAACAGACGTGGGCGACTGAACAAGATTGTCAACGTGAGACGTTGAAAAGTTGAAGTTGAATCCGCCAGTCGAGTTGCATTCCGAAGGCGTTGCCTCGAGCAGTTCCATAAGTTCATCCTCGCCTGGCATTGGCAAATCCAGCAAACCCAACTCGCCGTCGTGCTGTGAGCCTGGGAAGGAGTCTGGCAGCGAAAGCTCGAGCATGCATCTCATATCGTCACCGTTCATCCCCGAATTTGCGCCGTTGATCCCCCTATCTTCGGTCGAGTTCGGTGTCAGAAGGGCATTTTCGCCCGAGAATTGTTGCCATGCCTCGTAGGGGGGAGCGTTCTGATCGGTGTTGATGCGAATGTTGTGCGACGCCTGGCCGTTGGTGCCGGTACCGTGTGTCGTGTTCCTGCGCGGTCGAGGAGCCAGCGGCGGATAGTAGCAAGCTTGGCCATTCCGCTGGAAGACATTGGTGAGtatggagaagaagaagaaaaagcgAAAAACGCGACGGTGTTTGTATTCGTACCTCGCAGTTCAGACAAGGGTCGGCTCCATCACCTTGAAATGGTTAGAAGCAGTTCTTGTTCGTTGGAGATGGAAATCCTTACAGCGAACTTTTCTTGACCTGCACGCCTGGCAGGCGCCTCTTCTGCGTGTGATTCTACGCATGCTGGAGTAGACAGGTCGATTTAGATTCAATAAAGATGAACGTAAGATCTTCTAGAAGGAAATCCCGGAAGTTAAGACTGGAAGGTTGGTGGCCGGTTGGTAGGTAGCAGTTGTTGGCGAAAGGGGGGTTGGTTCTACAACATCAAAAGACAAGCTTGGTCTATGTACTCTTGGTTTGAGTTCGTCAAAACGAAGCCAAGTTTCCGCGTAAGTTTACCTCGGCATGATTTCAGACGGTTACGCCGACATCGAGATGTCACCATGAACATGTTCCCGGTCACATTGTTTAAGAATGCGGTAGTCTCCTGCTGACAAGCACCCTTGTTCGTCTTCAGCAAAGGTGCCCCAAGCTCTAGGAGCCCCCTCACTTGGAAGGCAGAATCTCGAACAGGAACTATGTTTCGTCGGGGACCAGTCCGTCAGGGATCTCACAACTTGACAAGACATCTCAACCCTACAAGAGATCATCAGTGGATGTGTGGCTTATCAACTACAATAAGTGGACTGAAATCTAATAAGCTTTACGATAGTTGATCGCTTCGAGTTAATGCTTCCATGCCCCATGTGCCGTATTTGTCCCATGTTGAAATCAGGGCTTGCTGTCTAGTACACACAGACATTCAACCATATCAGACGGACCTGGCCTGACCTGTATAAATGACTCAAACAGGTTCAACTAGAAGCAACAAGACACTTGAGGGCCTGATGCGCCACGTGCGGTTGACAGAAAGAATGAAAAGAGGGCGCGGGGCATCTTGATCCGCGTGCTTACAGACTCTACGTGCGTATAATTGTCCTTGCCCACGCACatacgcacacacacacacacgtacacacacacagctCTCCAGCCCTATTGGTTATTTTTGGCATATGGGATATACCAAACGACCAGGTAAGTTGGTCGTTAGACCCGGGGACATTTCCATCCATCGTCCTTCATTTCTCGACATCCCCTCGGTCGACTATTCTTGACTCGGCTTTCTTTTGAGAGGCAGGGGTTGGAAACATCGCACCCGATTAACATTCGTTAGCTTCACTGCCGCCACAAACCTACCTGAAGTACAGGTACAGGTACAGGTATAGGACTGCTGAGCATCAAGGAAGCTTTGAGACTCGTCGTTCCTCGTCAAATCACACCCCCTCACTTGATTTCGAAAGACGGTCTGCCTGTACATCGTAGACTGCCTGCCAGACTCGAGTACCGGAAGCCTCAAACTCAAAGCAATGCAACACTGGCTCGAGTCATTTGCCTGCAAGATCAAAATATCGTCTTGACTCGGGTCCTGTCGTTAAGGTTCTCGGAAAGACATCTTTCGGTCCAGGAAAACTCAATAACTTATGAGCTAAATCCATGCCATCCATGCTCACGACACCTTCTTGGTTGCGAGAGTATAACGGATGGTGTCAATAAGAAGACGCAGAGAACCCTGACTCTGTCACGGACGACAACCTGTCTGCTGCTCCATTCCACTTTTCCGGATCGACGGATATCGACCATTTGGAGGCCCCGTGCCCGACATAGACATAACCTTATCGAGAATGAATGCTCCCATCACCGCCCCTCGTCCGGGTGTCAGTCATCCAGCCACCGCGGCCATTGCCAAGGAGGCAAAGCACTACATCGCCCATCGACCTCCTTATCCGGAGTCCATGTGGGAGCTCTGGACCAACTACCACCAAGGCCCCCTGACAAGCGCCCACGACATTGGCGCTggcagcggcaacggcgccgagggcctgtTGACGCACACATCATCCCCCCCTCTGAAGCATGTTGTCCTGACGGAGCCGCAAGAGGTCAACATCAAGGACTGCGTTACCCGCTTCCACAACCGCTTCCCTGACACAAGCTTCGCGTACCGCAACTGCCGCGGGGAAGACCCCTGGAGCCCTCCCGCCGGTCTGGACCATGTCGACTTCGTCATGGCCTGCGAGTCGCTCCACTGGACCACCCTGGAGCCGACCCTTGACAACATTGCGAACAGCCTGAGAGAGGACGGGACCTTTGCAGCGGTCCTTTACGGGCCCTTCCCCGCCATCACCAACAGCGCACCCGCCAACGCGGCGTTCAAAGCCTTCCTCGCGGACCACGCGGCTCGGCTACTGAGGCAAGATTGGATGAATGGGAACTGGAAGCGCGCGGCCCGTCAGATGTTTCACGGCATGGAGTGCGTGGCCCTGCGCGACGAGGCGTGGAAGGACGTGAAGCGCATCGCGGTCAACTGCCGCAACGGGTGGTACGCAAAGGACTACGAGCCGCTCGAGGGGACCGCGGACCCGGTCGGCCACCTGGGGACGTGTGAGCGCATagccgtcgacgacagcAAGGACTGGCAGATCTCGGCCCCGGTGGAGTGGCTGAAGCAGTCTCTCCAGTCGATGCGCTTTGGCTTCTCGGAGGAATCGTGGGCGTCGCCACACTGGCAGGCCATCGAGCACGAGATGGGTGACGGCGCTTTGGAACTCGAGTGGCAAGTTCAAATGATTTTGGCCCGAAGACGGGGGTCCGGATGATTCCTAGGCACAGTCCAGATGGTTCCTAGAATCAGTCAGGATGATTCCTAGGCACAGTCCAGATGGTTCCTATGCGCAGTCAAGATGGTTCCTATGCGCAGTTGTGTCCAGCTGCTGGGATATAGTGAAGCATCTTCTGCAAGTTTCGGTTTCGTCAACACTGTTACACCTACTCACCTACTTGGTGCTCTCGCTAGTCCAATCCAACCCGTATTTTGGGTACTTGACTCTCTATCGAGAATGGTGTTATGCACACCTCGTGTGTCATAGATGCAACACAGTAGGCAAGGAAATCGGGCCATCAGGAGTAATCCGCTCCGTTCGGCCCGGTGAACTTGAGAAACTGCACAAGTAACTGTAGTACCTATTGGTTCAGCCTACCTGTAAATAAATAATGTTCCAGCTTCTCCGCAAAACGCTAAAATCGGTATCGGACATCAGAGTCTTCTCATTGGACAATCGAGTCGCAAATCTCGGGTTACAAAATCCGAGGatcgagggggggggggggggggggagggggtggtcCTCCTCACGACGAGCCCAGGGTAGCTATGGTAAAGATGTATGCTCTTTGTGCTTGGTTGTCGAATGCTTGATTTGGCGCAGGAAATTCCGAAGCTTGTCTCCAAAGTCCACTTGGACGAGCTGTAACGTTCGCTCAAATAGGATTTCCAACATGATCATGCCGCCACCACATGACACGAATCATGGTCCCTGAGGTCAAGCATCGGGCCACGAGAAGCTCGCGGGGTCTCCTAAGATGGGAAATGCCGCTCTTGGAGAGCAGAGGGAGTCCTGGCGGGCGAACGGGGAATGTGGGCTTTCACCACCTCATTGTTGCACTGAGAGGAAAGCTTGATTGGGCCTGCTGGGTAGAGATTATGCTTCTGCCGCCGGGAAGAAATCCCGGTTCCGGCAACTCAACCTTCTGCTGGTCATCGTTTCTATACGGTAAGAATTACAGTCTGTTTACGCGCGCAACACGACCGGCAGAGACAGGAATATGACGGTATAATTTCGTGGGTATCTATGAGGACGTCTTCGAATCGAGATGTACTGAGCGGCCGTTATCCACCCATTCGTTCTCTTCTCTTGCAAAATCCATCTTAGTATACAACATCCCCAACTCACAAAAATCAGATATCGATCTATACCAGTCGCCTTTGGAACGCATGACTGATGCCGACCTGGAGCTCCGGCTGGTACTCAAAGTCCTCCGGAACGTTCTTCTCAATGTATTCCCTCAGGTTCCCAACCTTGAACTCGTTGAACTCATACTCGAAATCCTTGGGGGCTTTTAGGTGGTCTACAATGGACCGCTTTTTCGTCGCCGCGCTCCGTCTCTGGACGTAGGGCGAAGGCGGCTCGTAGTCGCCCTTGTATGACAGACTCCCCGGCCCGTCGTAGTCCAAGTTCAGTCCGACGACCTTGCTGCTGAAGGGGACAATCTCGCCGCTGATGGTCCCGTCGgatctcgccgtcgacccctTGACGCACTTGGCCTTGTTCCAAGCGACGTCTGCGCTCCGCGTCCAGACCTCCACGGGGTCGACAATCATCTCGGTGGTGTAGAAGAGACGGCAGTTGGCAGCCTCGTAGATGAACTGCTCCGGGTATCCGTCGACGTTGTCACGCGAATAGGCGTTGCGGTAGTTGAACCGGCCGCCGGACCTCGCAAGGCTCGGCAGTAGCGGAGGCTCGCCGATGTCGGGGAGGACGTCGAACGCATCGTCTAGGTAGTCGAGGTAGTCGGCCCGGATCGCGTCGCGGGCGGTTTGCGTGATGACGGCCCGCAAGGAGGCAAAGGTGAGCACTtccccgccctcgacgccgccgagcgccTGCATGGGAGCCTCTCGGGGACGACCTCCGAGGGCAATCGTGCGGACGCCCTGTTCTCGTACCAGAAGCCCGGTAAAGATGGTGCAGGTTGACGCGCAGCCGCCGTCGGTCACAACGACGATGTCATGAGGTTTGAAGACCTGGTCGCCGTTGCTCCGGCCGAAGGGGACTCCGCCCTGGTTAAAGCGCAAGATATTTGTCACGTTCTGGCCCGCTACCAGCTCTGGCCCGTAGAGAGCCTGCCAGCTCTTGTAAGACCTCCTGTCTTCGTCGAGGTTGGCTTTATTGAAGTCTGCGAGAACCCTTGGTGATACGCGCTGGGCAGTCAGACCGATGGCGTTCAGCGCCTCGTGGGCGCGTAGCCGGTTCCCGTCCCAGACATCCGTGTCCTTGGGGAAGAGCTGGTTGTAGAGCTGGAAGCCGGCGGCCACGAACCCACCACCGTTGCCCTGGACATCGACGATGAGTTTGGTCTTGCccgcctccttggcctttttGAGAAACTCGTCAAC
This genomic interval from Colletotrichum higginsianum IMI 349063 chromosome 9, whole genome shotgun sequence contains the following:
- a CDS encoding Duf6 domain-containing protein; amino-acid sequence: MAGFPSYTIRTFAFHTHLRVMDKGLNRSFFQRHKPSLLVLISQLSAAALNGFAKFFETADNPVHPFQVLFVRFLITGVASTFYLWYAKVPNFPWGLPELRPLLALRAAAGVFGAFGFYFSIMYLKLSEATALNFLGPLTAMILTRYLDFGTFEVIDRIGALVALLGVILVVQPDTLFGSQSTLKSARQSTADDGAKGRMMGFGFGVMSVIGGAIALTAIRSIGPREHPIFSVMYFAWTIVLVTTVAFFLMESVHLTTSVLSWLKLVPLGGFGFAMVSGRCLQRVAHPNSGRLQECLLTAGIANDASSAATIMIYSQVAWALLLDWLVWHSPVNILALVGIGSVLTSLVVVSSAKEWRWLRKGRYNILSQTSPDEAEQVDGDVDEEVVEMQPNSSVA
- a CDS encoding Cytochrome P450; translation: MSHVLSANTQTTLSPPRPSWVDLSHFSLPGPMGNGGHVPYLMALLLVVSVMAVSLRPNKLSAFPVINGSKNEYLRNGRAMLARGMREYGNKPFRVNTGLGGGVIILNSSAMPEVKNDHRFDSTKFLLQYWQAGIPGFEPYIALGTEILHNVIKWNLTPAGIAKLNKPLSDEANSALKDILTDNEEWHEVLLGDVLIRIVARVSSVIFLGPELCRNPDWLKITVNYTNKATNAAKVLRRWPVFLYRVVHWLLPECREARRMVVEGRETIAPILEKRRAQKAADPSLEFHDALDWYESAAKKMGVDYDAASQQLGLSISAILTSNDLMSQSIMDLCQNPEMFEPLRNEIRSVLGDGGWKPATLFNMKLLDSVLKESLRLKPVAAVAMGRRVMSEVRLKDGTRLPSECGIALSAEKMWDPEVYKNPRAYDGYRFLHMREASEQGEKTAQLVSTSPEHLGFGLGIHACPGRFFGANTVKLVMCHLLLKYDIKLAENTSTMPLEFGFSMLANPTTKVLIRRRKEQVHF
- a CDS encoding C6 transcription factor gives rise to the protein MRRITRRRGACQACRSRKVRCDGADPCLNCERNGQACYYPPLAPRPRRNTTHGTGTNGQASHNIRINTDQNAPPYEAWQQFSGENALLTPNSTEDRGINGANSGMNGDDMRCMLELSLPDSFPGSQHDGELGLLDLPMPGEDELMELLEATPSECNSTGGFNFNFSTSHVDNLVQSPTSVQPTSTRDQWQRKQKTASPPDYDTLFNFNEAAEPVWNDSNKPGKPADMNDVTVVVDFAAANLYGLPNFLSRTNREPQRTETTKIVNGLRRVLCGGPSAAASKDAMDLQKAFPESDAALSRYCDACFEDCCPFLTRPAVEKIIRQSRESEADQLVTAFAEAILAVGYYTSCLRSVDAPRADEIRDSQRRLSSALRLYSKIQNCPSSLTKFQAVIACMCDESRIWDKITASVCCARELRLVHAARGQQSDLSEQDQMLAQRSVWFLYSLETDYAIHHGMLPILDLGWGSQFPSFEQGDDMIAVFYTHSELLHSVLKFQYSPRALNKSASAYDRRDRLQASCHVLNEWVSSLPTPLNEAYEAKTLQDIRDSRQLRKAFRVFCMYHQAVFFIHCPWVSPISSDDAGLSGIAEQTRERCIERCLESAFAVVKLANSGLFWEKGLERDISSSSSRWGDMGQLLLVSLCFIVYYLVNGEKASRKTAMPYLAICGGLFGRLSLDSDEASLLDHYLDIASKGIALFDHTTGPALSLANDSQGDMTEV
- a CDS encoding Yhr209w-like protein, with product MNAPITAPRPGVSHPATAAIAKEAKHYIAHRPPYPESMWELWTNYHQGPLTSAHDIGAGSGNGAEGLLTHTSSPPLKHVVLTEPQEVNIKDCVTRFHNRFPDTSFAYRNCRGEDPWSPPAGLDHVDFVMACESLHWTTLEPTLDNIANSLREDGTFAAVLYGPFPAITNSAPANAAFKAFLADHAARLLRQDWMNGNWKRAARQMFHGMECVALRDEAWKDVKRIAVNCRNGWYAKDYEPLEGTADPVGHLGTCERIAVDDSKDWQISAPVEWLKQSLQSMRFGFSEESWASPHWQAIEHEMGDGALELEWQVQMILARRRGSG
- a CDS encoding Peptidase S41 family protein, which codes for MRSLSTWLLAVAAGIGAVTGVAATPTKAQDGITSRASQATPTGSNACSIAQAAARSYLSARPSAAVVPIPPSVAFACLNSVRVRKQKDLDLLDYLEPYIAFQSTLEPLADPPEGYLIPGVDVIGGFGQIRAKLKKDLYNSQVEFALDLTRVAQFAQTADGHFDYNPAILNVFTFRSLNSLVSVSDDGLSVPRVYLYDDFIKSAVNNTDVWDIQSIDGVPITKWLEAQSFKVSTQDPDAKYNALFRTNAATDFRGIANYFALRYAGEAPDTQVIKFTNGTEYTDELVAIISRALVPFIGGPESIHSVVELPPTTTASSTSTRSSSTASPTSTRIPRYPLPVVKHASNWISGYFLGGSDHKDTAVLAVLSFAPSQLDGANGTFEILEAKRVVDEFLKKAKEAGKTKLIVDVQGNGGGFVAAGFQLYNQLFPKDTDVWDGNRLRAHEALNAIGLTAQRVSPRVLADFNKANLDEDRRSYKSWQALYGPELVAGQNVTNILRFNQGGVPFGRSNGDQVFKPHDIVVVTDGGCASTCTIFTGLLVREQGVRTIALGGRPREAPMQALGGVEGGEVLTFASLRAVITQTARDAIRADYLDYLDDAFDVLPDIGEPPLLPSLARSGGRFNYRNAYSRDNVDGYPEQFIYEAANCRLFYTTEMIVDPVEVWTRSADVAWNKAKCVKGSTARSDGTISGEIVPFSSKVVGLNLDYDGPGSLSYKGDYEPPSPYVQRRSAATKKRSIVDHLKAPKDFEYEFNEFKVGNLREYIEKNVPEDFEYQPELQVGISHAFQRRLV